The DNA segment ACGGGGGTTGCTATGAGCACATCGCGCCCCTGTGGCGCCACGAATGGCGGCGGCCGGGCACCTCCGCACCCCACGGAGGTGTCCGGCCGCCGCCAAACGTGCTTTCTAGGTCAGCTTCACCGGATTCACCACGTCGGCGACGAGCACCAGCAGCGTGAAGCAGATGAAGATCCCGGCGACCACGTACGCGACCGGCATGAGCTTGGCCACGTCGAAGGGGCCGGGGTCCGGGCGCCGGACGATCTTGGCGAAGGCCCGCCGGACCGACTCCCACAGGGCGCCGGCGATGTGTCCGCCGTCCAGGGGCAGCAGCGGCAGCATGTTGAACAGGAACAGCGAGAGGTTGAAGCCGGCGACCAGGAAGAGCATGGTCGCCACCCGCTGCTCCGGCGGGATGTGCAGGGAGAAGACCTCGCCGCCGACCCGGGCCGCGCCGACCACGCCCATCGGGGAGTCCTGCTTGCGCTCGCCGCCGTTGAAGGCCGCGTTCCACAGGTCCGGGACCTTCGCGGGCAGGTTTATCAGCGAGGAGACGCCCTGCTCGACCATGTTGCCCATGCGGTCGACGGACTGGCCGAAGGACTGCTGGACGACGCCGCTGGCGGGCGTGAAGCCGAGGAATCCGGCGGTGACGAACTGGCCGGGGACGTAGCCGCCGTGGCCGTCGGTCTTGGCGACCTTGTTCTCGATCAGGTCGGCCCGCAGGGTCTTGCGCGCGCCGTGGCGTTCGACGACGAGCGTCGCGGGCCCGGTGGTGTCGCGGATCTGCTGCTGCAGGACGCCCCAGTCCGGGACGGCGTGGCCGTTGAACGAGACGATCTTGTCGCCGGCCCGCAGGCCCGCGGCCTTGGCCGGGGAGTCCTTGGCGCCGTGCGGGCACTTGTCGGTCTTGGCGGCGGCCGAGATCACACAGTCCGAGACCGAGCCGACCTGGGTGGTCTGGGTGTTGATGCCGAAGCCCATCAGCACGCTCATGAAGATCACGACCGCCAGGATCAGGTTCATGAACGGCCCGGCGAACATCACGATGACGCGCTTCCAGGGCTTGCGGGTGTAGAAGAGCCGCTTCTCGTCACCGGGCTGCAGCTCCTCGAAGGCCGCCGAGCGGGCGTCCTCGATCATGCCGCGGAACGGCGAGGTGGAGCGGGCCTGGAGCTTTCCGTCGTCGCCGGGCGGGAACATCCCGATCATGCGGATGTAGCCGCCGAGCGGAACGGCCTTGATGCCGTACTCGGTGTCGCCCTTCTTGCGGGAGAAGATCGTCGGTCCGAAGCCCACCATGTACTGCGGCACGCGGATACCGAACAGCTTGGCCGTGGAGAGGTGGCCGAGCTCGTGCCAGGCAATGGAGAACAGCAGGCCGACGACGAAGACGACTATGCCGAGGATGGTCATCCAGGTCGTCATGCGCGAGCCTCCGAAGGTGTCCGTGCCGCACGGGCGGCCAGTTCGCGGGCGCGGGCGCGCGCCCAGGCCTCCGCCTCCAGGACGTCCGCGACCGTCAGGGAAGTTCCCCCGGCCGGGGTTCCGTGTTCGGAGACCACTGCGGCGACGGTATCCACAATCCCTGTGAACGGCAGCCCGCCTCCGAGGAACGCGTCGACGCATTCCTCGTTCGCCGCGTTGAAGACGGCGGGGGCGGTGCCGCCCAGATCACCGACGTGGCGGGCCAGCGGGACGGACGGGAAGGCCTCCTCGTCCAGCGGGAAGAACTCCCAGGTCTGCGCCTTCGTCCAGTCCACGCCCGGTGCAGCGTCCGGGACCCGCTCGGGCCAGCCGATGCCCAGCGCGATCGGCATCCGCATGTCGGGCGGGCTGGCCTGGGCAAGGGTGGAGCCGTCGGTGAATTCCACCATCGAGTGGATGTAGGACTGCGGGTGGACGGCGACCTCGATGCGGTCGAAGGGGACGTCGAAGAGCAGGTGCGCCTCGATGACCTCCAGGCCCTTGTTGACGAGGGTCGCCGAGTTGATGGTGACGACCGGGCCCATCGACCAGGTGGGGTGGGCCAGCGCCTGCTCGGGCGTGACCGCGGCCAGCTCCTGCTTCGTCCGGCCGCGGAACGGGCCGCCGGAGGCGGTGACGACGAGCTTGCGGACCTCGGCGCGCTCGCCGCCGGCCAGCGCCTGGAAGAGCGCGGAGTGCTCGGAGTCGACGGGGATGATCTGACCGGGCGCGGCGACGGCCTTGACCAGCGGGCCGCCGACGATCAGCGACTCCTTGTTGGCGAGGGCCAGCACCCGGCCCGCCTTCAGGGCGGCCAGGGTCAGGGCGAGCCCGATGGAGCCGGTGATGCCGTTGAGGACGGTGTGGCAGGGGGAGGCGGCGAGTTCGGTGGCCGCGTCGGGGCCGGCCAGGATCTCGGGCAGCGGCTCGCCCGCGCCGTAGCGGTCGGCCAGCGCGGTGCGCAGCGCGGGCACCACGTCCTCGCGCGCCACGGCCACGGCGCTCACCCGCAGCCGGTGCGCCTGGTCGGCGAGCAGCTCGACCCGGCCGCCGGCCGCGGAGAGCGCGGTCACCCGGAACCGGTCGGGGTTGCGCAGCACGATGTCGATCGCCTGGGTGCCGATCGACCCGGTCGAGCCGAGGATCACGAGGGAACGGGGGCCGCTCGGGCCGTCGGGGCCGCCGGCGGCCGGCTCGAAACGCAGATGCGGGTGGGCGAGGGAGTCCGTCATGTGGTCCATTGTGGCCGGTCGCCGGGGGGCCACGGACACCTAGGGGAGGTCGTACGGATCTTGCGGGCCCCGGTCGCGGTGCGCCCGCGCCCCGGGGCCGGTCCGGGTGGGGACCGGCCCCGGGGCGCGGGGGGCGCGGCCGCTCAGCCGATGGGGCGGCGGACGTTGTCCGTCCGGCTCGGGCCGGGGGTGGCGTCGGCGATCCAGGGGCCGTCGCCGCTGGGGTCGATCATGCCCTCCTCCAGCCAGGTGTAGCTGCCGTCGAGGACCCCGTCGACGACCTTGCGGTCCAGCTCGTCGGTGTTGGTCCACAGCCGGCCGAACAGCTCCTCGACGCGGATCCGCGCCTGCCGGCAGAACACGTCGGCCAGCTGCCGCGCCTCGCGGCCGTGGTCGCCGGTCTCGGTCAGGTACTCGGCGCGGACGCAGGCGGCGCTCATCGCGAAGAGTTCGGCGCCGATGTCCACGATCCGGCCGAGGAAGCCCTGCTTGGTCTCCATCCGGCCCTGCCAGCGGGACATCGCGTAGAAGGTGGAGCGGGCGAGCTTGCGGGAGGTCCGCTCGACGTAGCGCAGATGTCCGGCCAGCTCGCCGAACTCCTGGTAGGTGCGCGGGAGCTGGCCCGGTCCGGCGACGAGCTTGGGCAGCCAGCGGGCGTAGAACCCGCCGGCCTTGGCCGCCGCCCGGCCCTTGTCGGCGAGGGACTTGTCGGGGTCGATGAGGTCTCCGGCGACCGACAGGTGGGCGTCCACCGCCTCGCGGGCGATCAGCAGGTGCATGATCTCCGTGGAGCCCTCGAAGATCCGGTTGATGCGCATGTCGCGGAGCATCTGCTCGGTGGGGACGGCGCGTTCGCCGCGGGCGGCGAGCGAGTCGGCGGTCTCGTAGCCGCGGCCGCCGCGGATCTGGACGAGTTCGTCGGCCATCAGCCAGCCCATCTCGGAGCCGTAGAGCTTGGCGAGGGCGGCCTCGATGCGGATGTCGTTGCGGTTCTCGTCGGCCATCTGGGAGGAGAGGTCGACGACCGCTTCGAGGGCGAAGGTGGTGGCGGCGATGAAGGAGATCTTGGCGCCGACGGCTTCGTGCCGGGCGACCGGCCGGCCCCACTGCTCACGGGCCGCGGACCACTCACGGGCGATCTTCAGGCACCACTTGCCGGTGCCGACGCACATCGCGGGCAGCGAGAGCCGGCCGGTGTTGAGGGTGGTGAGGGCGATCTTCAGGCCGGCGCCCTCGGGGCCGATGCGGTTGGCGGCGGGGACGCGCACCTGGTGGAAGCGGGTCACCCCGTTCTCCAGGCCGCGCAGGCCCATGAAGGCGTTGCGGTGCTCGACCGTGATGCCGGGCGAGCCGGCCTCGACGACGAAGGCCGTGATGCCGCCCTTGTGGCCTTCGGAGGCGGGGACCCGCGCCATCACCACCAGCAGGTCGGCGACCACGCCGTTGGTGGTCCACAGCTTGACCCCGTCGAGGACGTAGTCGGTGCCGTCCGGGACGGCCGTGGTCGCCAGCCGGGCCGGGTCCGAGCCCACGTCGGGCTCGGTCAGCAGGAACGCCGAGATGTCCGTACGGGCACAGCGCGGCAGGAAGGTCTCCTTCTGCTCCTTGGTGCCGAACAGCTTCAGCGGCTGCGGCACGCCGATCGACTGGTGCGCGGAGAGCAGCGCGCCGATCGCGGGGCTGGCCGTGCCGGCCAGGGCGAGGGCCCGGTTGTAGTAGACCTGGGTGAGCCCGAGGCCGCCGTACTTCGGGTCGATCTTCATGCCGAAGGCACCGAGTTCCTTGAGCCCCTGCACGGTCTCGTCCGGAATCTGCCCCTCGCGCTCGATCCGGGCGCCGTCGATCTCGCTCTCGCAGAAGTCGCGCAGGGTGGCGAGGAACTTCTCACCGCGGCGCACGTCGTCGACCGCGGGGGTCGGGTGCGGATGGATGAGGTCGAGCCGGAAACGCCCCAGGAACAGTTCCTTGGCGAAGCTGGGCTTGCGCCAGTCCTGCTCGCGGGCCGCCTCGGCGACCTGGCGTGCTTCGCGCTCGGAAACGTTGCGGATGGATGGAGCGGTCATCAGGAGCTCACCTCGCCGCGGGATCGGGAGTTCAGCGCCGGCGGGCCGGTCGGCCGCTGGACAGCGCTACTTGTGAGAGTTACCCGATCCGCACGGGTTGCACCACGGGAGGCGGCCGGAGATGGCAGCGCGGCGGACCACTCCACGCCAAGCGGGACATACCCCCCGGCGCCGGTCCGGGGCCGCTCGCCGACCTCCGCCGTTCGGGGGGTGCGGCATACCGCGCTGGTAGTACGGACGGCCCCCGTTCCTCCCCCGGGGGACGGCCGCGGCTCCCTCTCAGACAGGAGGAAGCCAGGGGGCCGGGCCGCTTACCGTCAAGATCCGGCATGGCGGGAGAGGTGATGCCGGAAACGGGGGACGCGGCGCGCTCCGGGAACAGGGTGCCGGAGCGCGCCGCGTCAGGGACCGGCGCCGGGAGGCGCCGGCCGGGGTCCGGTTGGTGATACGGCCCCAGGGACGGCCGTCGCTGTCCACCGGTCCGGACCGGGTCGGGCGGGAGGTTACAGCGCGAGGCCGGTGAGGACCAGCACCCGCTCGTAGGTGTAGTCGTCCATCGCGAACCGCACGCCCTCGCGGCCCACACCCGACTGCTTGACGCCGCCGTACGGCATCTGGTCGGCGCGGTAGGACGGCACATCGCCGACGATCACGCCGCCGACCTCCAGCGCGCGGTGGGCGCGGAAGGCGGTCTGCACGTCGTGGGTGAACACGCCCGCCTGGAGGCCGAACTTGGAGTCGTTGACGGCCGCGAAGGCCTCCGCCTCCCCGTCGACCTTCTTGAGGGTGAGCACCGGGCCGAAGACCTCTTCGCAGGCGAGGGTGGCGTCGGCGGGCACGTCCGCCAGCACCGTCGGCGCGTAGGAGGCGCCGTCGCGCTTGCCGCCCGCGAGCAGCTTCGCGCCGCGCTCCACGGCCTCGTCCACCCAGGACTCGACGCGCTTGGCGGCGTTCTCGTCGACCAGCGGGCCGACCTCGGTCGCGTCGTCCGACGGGTCGCCGGTGACCTGCGCCTCGACGGCCGCCACGATCTTGGGCACCAGACGGTCGTAGACGGAGGCGTCGGCGATCACCCGCTGCACCGAGATGCAGGACTGGCCGCCCTGGTAGTTGGAGAAGGTGGCGATGCGCTGCGCCGCCCAGTCCAGGTCCGCCTCGGAGGAGTAGTCCGGCAGCACGACGGCCGCGCCGTTGCCGCCGAGCTCCAGGGTGCAGTGCTTGCGCGGCACCGAGTCGAGGATGGCGTAGCCGACCTTCTCGGAACCGGTGAAGGAGACGACCGGCAGCCGCTCGTCCTGGACCAGCGCCGGCATCCGGTCGTTGGGCACCGGGAGGATCGACCAGGAACCGGCCGGCAGCTCGGTCTCGGACAGCAGCTCGCCGAGGATCAGGCCGGAGAGCGGGGTGGCCGGCGCCGGCTTGAGGATGATCGGGGCGCCGGCCGCGATGGCCGGGGCGATCTTGTGGGCGCAGAGGTTCAGCGGGAAGTTGAACGGGGCGATGCCCAGGACCGTGCCGCGCGGGAAGCGGCGGGTCAGGGCGAGCCGGCCGGCGCCGCCCGCGTCGGTGTCCAGGCGCTGCGCCTCACCGCCGTTGAAGCGGCGGGCCTCCTCGGCGGCGAACCGGAACACGGAGACGGCCCGGCCGACCTCGC comes from the Streptomyces angustmyceticus genome and includes:
- a CDS encoding M50 family metallopeptidase, giving the protein MTTWMTILGIVVFVVGLLFSIAWHELGHLSTAKLFGIRVPQYMVGFGPTIFSRKKGDTEYGIKAVPLGGYIRMIGMFPPGDDGKLQARSTSPFRGMIEDARSAAFEELQPGDEKRLFYTRKPWKRVIVMFAGPFMNLILAVVIFMSVLMGFGINTQTTQVGSVSDCVISAAAKTDKCPHGAKDSPAKAAGLRAGDKIVSFNGHAVPDWGVLQQQIRDTTGPATLVVERHGARKTLRADLIENKVAKTDGHGGYVPGQFVTAGFLGFTPASGVVQQSFGQSVDRMGNMVEQGVSSLINLPAKVPDLWNAAFNGGERKQDSPMGVVGAARVGGEVFSLHIPPEQRVATMLFLVAGFNLSLFLFNMLPLLPLDGGHIAGALWESVRRAFAKIVRRPDPGPFDVAKLMPVAYVVAGIFICFTLLVLVADVVNPVKLT
- the dxr gene encoding 1-deoxy-D-xylulose-5-phosphate reductoisomerase translates to MTDSLAHPHLRFEPAAGGPDGPSGPRSLVILGSTGSIGTQAIDIVLRNPDRFRVTALSAAGGRVELLADQAHRLRVSAVAVAREDVVPALRTALADRYGAGEPLPEILAGPDAATELAASPCHTVLNGITGSIGLALTLAALKAGRVLALANKESLIVGGPLVKAVAAPGQIIPVDSEHSALFQALAGGERAEVRKLVVTASGGPFRGRTKQELAAVTPEQALAHPTWSMGPVVTINSATLVNKGLEVIEAHLLFDVPFDRIEVAVHPQSYIHSMVEFTDGSTLAQASPPDMRMPIALGIGWPERVPDAAPGVDWTKAQTWEFFPLDEEAFPSVPLARHVGDLGGTAPAVFNAANEECVDAFLGGGLPFTGIVDTVAAVVSEHGTPAGGTSLTVADVLEAEAWARARARELAARAARTPSEARA
- a CDS encoding acyl-CoA dehydrogenase family protein — its product is MTAPSIRNVSEREARQVAEAAREQDWRKPSFAKELFLGRFRLDLIHPHPTPAVDDVRRGEKFLATLRDFCESEIDGARIEREGQIPDETVQGLKELGAFGMKIDPKYGGLGLTQVYYNRALALAGTASPAIGALLSAHQSIGVPQPLKLFGTKEQKETFLPRCARTDISAFLLTEPDVGSDPARLATTAVPDGTDYVLDGVKLWTTNGVVADLLVVMARVPASEGHKGGITAFVVEAGSPGITVEHRNAFMGLRGLENGVTRFHQVRVPAANRIGPEGAGLKIALTTLNTGRLSLPAMCVGTGKWCLKIAREWSAAREQWGRPVARHEAVGAKISFIAATTFALEAVVDLSSQMADENRNDIRIEAALAKLYGSEMGWLMADELVQIRGGRGYETADSLAARGERAVPTEQMLRDMRINRIFEGSTEIMHLLIAREAVDAHLSVAGDLIDPDKSLADKGRAAAKAGGFYARWLPKLVAGPGQLPRTYQEFGELAGHLRYVERTSRKLARSTFYAMSRWQGRMETKQGFLGRIVDIGAELFAMSAACVRAEYLTETGDHGREARQLADVFCRQARIRVEELFGRLWTNTDELDRKVVDGVLDGSYTWLEEGMIDPSGDGPWIADATPGPSRTDNVRRPIG
- a CDS encoding aldehyde dehydrogenase family protein, which codes for MPIPTDAAPTAFWLAGREATGEATFDVTSPWDGRLVGTVSVPTEAQVEEAVAASVAVQDELAATPAHVRAAALDHVHRRLVERTEEIARLISAENGKPMKWARGEVGRAVSVFRFAAEEARRFNGGEAQRLDTDAGGAGRLALTRRFPRGTVLGIAPFNFPLNLCAHKIAPAIAAGAPIILKPAPATPLSGLILGELLSETELPAGSWSILPVPNDRMPALVQDERLPVVSFTGSEKVGYAILDSVPRKHCTLELGGNGAAVVLPDYSSEADLDWAAQRIATFSNYQGGQSCISVQRVIADASVYDRLVPKIVAAVEAQVTGDPSDDATEVGPLVDENAAKRVESWVDEAVERGAKLLAGGKRDGASYAPTVLADVPADATLACEEVFGPVLTLKKVDGEAEAFAAVNDSKFGLQAGVFTHDVQTAFRAHRALEVGGVIVGDVPSYRADQMPYGGVKQSGVGREGVRFAMDDYTYERVLVLTGLAL